The following are encoded in a window of Ferribacterium limneticum genomic DNA:
- a CDS encoding DegQ family serine endoprotease, translated as MNRNSLKMTVAAIAVAAAMGGAYSLGQNVPFGHANAATQPTAAVAAPAINITTPNGLPDMRSIVASNAPAVVNISVTGTRKTAATGPDLQQMDPNDPFFQFFRHFRGQMPESNQPLHGLGSGFIVTADGTVLTNAHVVDGAEEVTVKLNDKREFKAKVLGLDKASDVAVLKIDAKNLPTVKLGTSLQTQVGEWVLAIGSPYGFESSASAGIVSAKSRNLPDGSYVPFIQTDVAVNPGNSGGPLFNMNGEVIGINSQIYSRSGGYQGLSFAIPIEVAMNVEKQIVAHGKVQRGKLGVSIQEVNQSLADTFGLAKPAGALVASVEKGSPAAKGGLEPGDVILGIDGKTIEAAGELPAAVATKLPGESARLQVWRKGQTRNIDVKVGSFGEEKVAANEAPSADKGRLGVAVRPLTPEEQRQAEVKGGLLVEQSGGAASRAGIRPGDIILSVNGQPIGDIDQLRGIIAKSGKKAAILIERGDSRIFVPVDLG; from the coding sequence ATGAACCGTAATTCACTGAAGATGACCGTCGCCGCCATCGCTGTCGCAGCCGCCATGGGCGGCGCCTATTCGCTCGGTCAGAACGTGCCTTTCGGCCACGCCAACGCAGCCACCCAACCGACTGCCGCCGTCGCCGCTCCGGCAATCAACATCACCACCCCCAACGGCCTGCCCGACATGCGCAGCATCGTCGCCAGCAACGCCCCGGCCGTGGTCAATATCAGCGTCACCGGCACGCGCAAGACGGCGGCTACTGGCCCCGACCTGCAGCAGATGGACCCGAACGACCCGTTCTTCCAGTTCTTCCGCCACTTTCGCGGCCAGATGCCGGAAAGCAACCAGCCGCTGCACGGCCTCGGCTCCGGCTTCATTGTCACGGCCGATGGCACGGTGCTGACCAACGCCCATGTCGTCGATGGCGCCGAGGAAGTCACCGTCAAGCTCAACGACAAGCGCGAATTCAAGGCCAAGGTGCTTGGCCTCGACAAGGCCAGCGACGTCGCCGTGCTCAAAATCGACGCCAAAAACCTGCCAACGGTAAAGCTGGGCACCTCGCTGCAAACCCAGGTCGGCGAATGGGTGCTCGCCATCGGCTCGCCCTACGGCTTCGAAAGCAGCGCCAGCGCCGGTATCGTCTCGGCCAAGTCGCGCAACCTGCCGGATGGCAGCTACGTGCCCTTCATCCAGACCGACGTTGCGGTCAATCCAGGCAACTCCGGCGGCCCGCTGTTCAACATGAACGGCGAAGTGATCGGTATCAACTCGCAGATCTACTCGCGCAGCGGCGGCTACCAGGGCCTCTCCTTCGCCATCCCGATCGAGGTGGCGATGAACGTCGAGAAGCAGATCGTCGCCCACGGCAAGGTCCAGCGCGGCAAACTCGGCGTCAGCATCCAGGAAGTCAATCAGTCGCTGGCCGACACCTTCGGCCTCGCCAAGCCGGCCGGCGCGCTGGTCGCCTCCGTCGAAAAAGGCAGCCCGGCCGCCAAGGGCGGGCTGGAACCGGGCGACGTCATCCTCGGCATCGACGGCAAAACCATCGAAGCTGCAGGCGAACTGCCGGCCGCCGTCGCCACCAAACTGCCCGGCGAATCGGCCCGCCTGCAAGTCTGGCGCAAGGGCCAAACGCGGAACATCGACGTCAAGGTCGGCAGCTTCGGCGAGGAAAAAGTGGCAGCCAACGAAGCGCCATCCGCCGACAAAGGCCGGCTCGGCGTCGCCGTCCGCCCGCTGACGCCGGAAGAACAGCGCCAGGCCGAAGTCAAAGGTGGCCTGCTCGTCGAACAATCCGGCGGCGCCGCCAGCCGCGCCGGCATCCGCCCGGGCGACATCATACTTTCGGTCAACGGCCAGCCTATAGGCGACATCGACCAGCTACGCGGCATCATCGCCAAATC
- a CDS encoding DUF3419 family protein, producing the protein MNAPAPQNLAVPALNLTLKDRIDQKIFDALYSRSLVYNTCWEDPAVDRQALHLGPQDTVMVITSAGCNALDYALQGPAKVYAIDANPRQNALLELKMAGIRKLGFDDFFAIFGSGFHPNIKNIYRHQLRAELSDFAKTYWDRRYNWFASRHGSFYFHGLAGFVARGFRTYFRMRPALALRVTELFASKNLEEQRRIYDEKIASELWTPVINWVLNRQLTMSLLGVPHPQRRLVQGQHPGGVSGFIRDAIEYVFRNLPVGENYFWRVYLTGSYTRDCCPSYLKEENFNALKGGLVDCIEPHTCTVTEFLQAGDEPITRFVLLDHMDWMSCYYPAALIEEWNAIFERAAPKARLLLRSAHANPPFLDWVTAGPQHKPLKEMLNFERELAARLQGDDRVHTYAGFVVAQLAEHGRG; encoded by the coding sequence ATGAACGCACCCGCACCGCAGAACCTGGCCGTACCCGCTCTCAATCTGACCCTCAAGGACCGCATCGACCAGAAGATTTTCGATGCGCTCTATTCGCGCTCGCTGGTCTACAACACGTGCTGGGAAGACCCGGCGGTCGACCGCCAGGCCCTGCATCTCGGGCCGCAGGACACGGTGATGGTGATCACCAGCGCCGGCTGCAATGCGCTCGATTACGCGCTGCAAGGGCCGGCGAAGGTCTATGCGATTGACGCCAACCCGCGCCAGAATGCACTGCTTGAACTCAAGATGGCGGGTATCCGCAAGCTCGGTTTCGATGATTTCTTTGCCATTTTCGGCAGCGGCTTTCACCCCAACATCAAGAATATTTACCGTCACCAGTTGCGGGCCGAACTGTCCGACTTCGCCAAAACCTACTGGGATCGTCGCTACAACTGGTTCGCAAGCCGTCACGGCAGCTTTTATTTTCATGGCCTGGCCGGCTTTGTGGCGCGCGGTTTCCGCACCTATTTCCGCATGCGGCCGGCGCTCGCCCTGCGCGTTACGGAACTGTTCGCCTCGAAAAACCTGGAAGAACAGCGCCGGATTTACGACGAAAAGATCGCCAGCGAGCTGTGGACGCCGGTCATCAACTGGGTGCTCAACCGCCAGCTGACCATGAGCCTGCTCGGCGTGCCGCATCCCCAGCGCCGCTTGGTCCAGGGCCAGCATCCGGGCGGCGTTTCCGGCTTCATCCGCGATGCCATCGAATACGTTTTCCGCAACTTGCCGGTCGGTGAAAACTACTTCTGGCGTGTCTATCTGACCGGCAGCTACACCCGCGACTGCTGCCCGTCCTATTTGAAGGAAGAAAACTTCAACGCGCTCAAGGGCGGCCTGGTCGATTGCATCGAGCCGCACACCTGTACCGTCACCGAATTCCTGCAGGCTGGCGACGAGCCGATCACGCGCTTCGTGCTGCTCGACCACATGGACTGGATGAGCTGCTACTACCCGGCGGCGCTGATCGAGGAATGGAACGCCATCTTCGAGCGGGCGGCACCCAAGGCCCGGCTGCTGCTACGCAGCGCCCACGCCAACCCGCCGTTCCTCGACTGGGTGACGGCCGGCCCGCAGCACAAGCCGCTCAAGGAAATGCTCAATTTCGAGCGCGAACTTGCCGCCCGCCTGCAAGGCGACGATCGCGTCCATACCTATGCCGGGTTCGTCGTTGCCCAACTGGCGGAACATGGCCGCGGCTGA